CGGCTTTTATCGCGCTTTGCGGCTTTAGGGCAATTCGAGCCGGCGCGATTTTAGCCGGGACAGATTCGATTTTGGCCGCCGCTTCCGCGGCGGGTTTAATCAAGGCCGGCGGATTTTTATGTTCGGAAAATTCTTTTTTAGTTTCGGCAACTGGCCTGATTGACGGTCCAGCCTTCAGTCCGGGCGAAACCGGTTTTGCGCCAGGCATTCCAGTTTTCACTCTAGCCGGAAAAACGGATTTTATTTCCACCGCCGGTTCTTTTTTTCCTCCCGGCCCAGGTACCGCGGCCGGGACGGCTTTAAGATAATCGGCTACTTGAAAAAAAACTTCCTTTTTTAAGGCTTCGGTCAATTTTTTGGCTTTTTCAAAATCCAAATTAAACTCACCGGAAATGTAATTTTCCAGGCCGTTAACCGGAACCTCCTTTATGGCAGCGAGCATTACGAGTTTGGCCAGGCTGACCGAATATTCTTTTTCCAGCCGATCAATTATTGAAGTCGTATTAGGACCGGACAATTTTTCGTATACCTCTTTGGGAAGCCCTTTGAATTTTTGGATGTAGTCAAACATCCTCTTTATTATAACATATTCCAGTCGGAAGATGAAAATGGACAGGCTATTTCTTCACAATCCTGAAGAAGCAAAAGAGCAGCGCCAGACTGGCGGCTATTTGAACCGGATTTAAAACATTCCGGTTGAGAAAATAATCAAATATAACGGCTGATAGCGGCCAGGCTAATTCAAAGATGGTGGCGGCCGATGCGGTTATTTTTTTGAGCCCATAATAGTAGATAAACATGGCCAAGGCGCCGCTTGAAAATACAATAAGGAAAAAAAGCTTCGTTTGGACGGGCGTAATCTGTCCCAGGGCCGCAAAACCGCCAAAAAATAAGACATATCCTCCGGCTAAAACCGTAGTCAGAGCGAAGCGCAGGGCCGCGGTCGACCCGAAATCCAGCTTATTGACGATTCCCTTGCCATACACGGTTGAAGATCCAAAGGCAAAAGCCGCGATTACGGCAAAAAGCGCCGCCTGGTGGGTGATCATAATTTCCCGGGGGTCCACCAGCTTGCCGAAAGTCAAAAAATAAGCGGCGACAATCGCCAGCCCGGCCCAAAGATAAAAATCTTTTTTCAATTTTTCGCCTAATACCAAGCGCGCCAGAATCAGGGCAAAAACCGGCTGAAGCTTTTGCAAGATCACTACTGTGGCAAAAGTAACTTCGCCGTTAACCGCCGCGAAAAACGCTTTGGTAATAAAAAGCGTTCCGATCAGCCCGCCGAAAACCGAAACCCAGGCAATCGCGCCCCACTCCTTTCGCCCCAAAGCCTTAATTTTCGCCCAACCGAGAAATATAAACGGGCAAAGCACTATAAGCCCCAAACCGTGCTCAATAAAAACCACCAGTCCGGCCGGAAGCGCGTAAAGTTTGGGCCGGATAAAAGTCCCGTCCAAGCTCCAAAGTAGTGCCGCGAGCATTATGGCCCCGGCTCCCAAAAATTTAGTTTTATCGTTTTTTATATTTTCCATCATATAACAGGCAGACAAAAATTATTTCTTTTTCGAAGCGAGGACTGTTTGAGACCGCCGACAGGCGGGCGAGTTCCACAGCGAGAAAAAGAAAAATTTTTGTCTAGCACCCAGCTTCTTTTTTTAAAGTCTCCGCCATATCCGTCGCTTCCCAGGTAAAATCCTTATCATTCCGCCCAAAATGGCCGTAAGCGGCGGTCTTCTTATAGATCGGCCGCTTTAAATTAAGCTTCTCGATAATTTGCTTGGGCCTAAAATCAAAATGCTTTTTTACCAGTTCAATTATTTTATTCTCGTCGATTTTATTGGTGCCGAAAGTATTTACGTAAACCCCGACCGGCTGGGCAACACCGATGGCGTAAGCCACTTGCAGCTGGCATTTATCCGCTAGCCCGGCGGCCACTATATTTTTCGCGACGTACCGCGCCATATAAGCGCCGGATCGGTCCACTTTAGTCGCGCATTTTCCCGAAAACGCTCCGCCGCCGTGCGCGCCCACTCCGCCGTAAGTATCAACGATTATTTTTCGCCCCGTAAGCCCGGCATCAGCCGGCGGTCCGCCCATTACGAAGCGGCCGGTTGAATTGATAAATACCTTGGTTTTTTCGTCTAATAAATCTCCCAAAACCGGTTTAATAACTTTTTCGCGGATGTCTTCGCGCAACGCTTCGCTCGAAACCGCTTCGCTGTGATGGGCGGCGATAACGACAGTTTCCACCCTAACGGCATTGCCGTTATCATATTCAACCGTTACCTGGCTTTTTCCGTCCGGCCGGAGATATGGCAGAGTTCCGTTCTTTCTGACTTCCGCCAGTTTGGCGGTTAATCGGTGGGCTAAAATTATCGGCAAGGGCATCAGCTCCGGAGTTTCATTGGTAGCAAAGCCGTACATCAATCCCTGGTCGCCGGCTCCCTGCTCTTTAAATTCTCCGGCGCCTTCGTCCACGCCCTGGGCAATATCCGGGCTTTGTTCGTGCAAGGTTACAATCACCCCGACATCATCACAGCAAAAACCAAATTCCTGCTTGTCGTAGCCAATCCCGCGCAAAACGTCGCGGACCACTTGTTCAACATTAACATAAGCCTTGGTCCGGGCTTCTCCGCCGACTAAAACCAAACCGGTAGTGCAAAAACATTCGATCCCGGCGTGCGAATCCGGATCTTGCTTTAACATCTCGTCGTAAATCCCGTCCGAAATCTGGTCGCAAACTTTGTCCGGGTGCCCTTCGGTAACCGACTCGGACGTAATAAGCCTCGTATTTTTCTCCATACTCTTTTTTTTGGAAGTAGAGTAAATGAGGACAGAAAGTAAATAGTTTCCCATTAAAACCCGCTATCCTCATCTGCTAACTTTCCGTTATTAAACTAATTGTTAATTGATAATTGTAAATTTATAATTAGGTTCCGATTTCCCAGCTCTTCAAATACTTTTCCTGTTCGTTCGTAAGCTTATCAATACTAATCCCCATTGATTTTAATTTCAAATCGGCAATCCAGTCTTCGATTTCTTCCGGGACGTTATACACTTTTTTCTCCAGCTTTGTTTTACTTTTTACAACGTATTCGGATGCCAAAGCTTGCGTCGCAAAACTCATATCCATAACCGAAGCCGGGTGCCCTTCGGCGGCGGCCAGGTTGATTAAGCGCCCTTCGCCCAAAAGATAGATGCTTTTTTGCTTGCCCGCCCCGCCTTTGGCTGGGGCGCGGCCTAAAACATACTCGTCCACGAAATTCCTTATATTTTTATTCATTTTTTTGGACAGCTTTTTTAATTCCGGAATGTTTATTTCAACGTCAAAATGCCCTGAATTGCATATCATCGCCCCGTCTTTCATTAGTTTAAAATGCTCGCCACGAAGGACATTAATATCGCCGGTCAAAGTGCAGAACAGATCGCCAACCTTGGCGGCGTCCAGCATCGGCATAACGTCAAATCCGTCCATCGCCGCTTCCAAAGCTTTAATTTTGTCCACTTCGGTTACAACGACTTTCGCTCCCATCCCGCGGGCCCGCGAGGCAAACCCTCTTCCGCACCAGCCGTAGCCGGCAACAACGACGGTTTTCCCGGCAATCAGTATGTCGGCGGCGCGGATTATTCCGTCCAATGTCGATTGACCGGTGCCGTAGCGGTTGTCAAACATATTTTTGGTCTTGGCATCGTTAACCGCCACAATCGGCACCAACAGTTTTTTTTGCTTTTCTAGCGCCTTCAGCCTAATGACTCCCGTTGTAGTCTCTTCCATACTGCCGACAATTTTCGGCGCCAGCTTTTTGTATTTGGTATGGATTAAAGACAGGAGATCGGCCCCGTCATCCATGGTGATATTCGGCGAAAAATCCAAAGCCGCAACTAAATGCTTGTAATAGGATTCTTTGCCTTCTCCGCAAATCGCGTAAGTCGGGATTTCATAGTCTTTAACCAAAGAAGCGGCGACGTCATCCTGTGTGGACAATGGATTGGAGGCGCATAAAAGCACGTCGGCTCCCCCCGACTTAAGAGTGCGCACTAAATTCGCAGTCTCGGCCGTAACGTGCAGGCAGGCTGACATTTTCATTCCTTTGAACGGCAGTTCCCGCGCGAATCTTTTTTTAATCGCCCCTAAAACCGGCATGTCCTTTTCCGCCCATTCGATTCTTTTTCTGCCGCCTTCGGCCAGCTTAATGTCTTTAATGTCAAAATTCATATTTCTAATCAATGTTTTTAATTTTAAAACTTTTTGATATTACAATTTTTCATTATAAGCCTGCAAAAATTTTCCCGCCACGCTTTTCCAGGTAAACGCGTGGTTTTGCGTCCCGTACTTTTCTACGGCGTAAGAAGCGACTACGCTCGCGAGCTTAGCGCTCTTTTCCATATCCCATCCCGATGCCAGTCCTTTCAAAAGTCCGGCCCGGTAGGCGTCGCCGGCACCAGTCGGATCTTTTAGTTCTTTCGCCTTAACCGGGCGCACCTTAATCCTCCTGCCTTTAATAAATATCTCCGATCCAAGCTCTCCTTTGGTGATAATTAATGTTCTTACTTTATCAATTAATTGCTTGCTTGTCCATCCTGTCTTTTTCTTTATCATTTCTACTTCATAATCATTGCCGATTAAAATTTCCGCCGCCTCCGCCGCCCTTTTAATTACCTCGCTTTTTAAAGCCGGAATAGCTTGTCCCGGATCAAAAATATATCTGATATTAGCTTTTTTGTAGTATCCGCCGTATTCTCTCATATCGTCTATATTGCCGGGCGAAACAATGGCCAGGCTATTTTTTAAGGCCTTAGCGCTAAATCCCTTAAAGACTTCTTTTCCCCGCGCTACATTCATCGCTCCCATGTTAAACCCGGTTATCTGGTTATCGGCTTTGTCGGTAATAATATAGGCTGAAGCAGTGTGTTTTTCCTTAATCTCTTTCACTTGGGAAATGTCCACCTTTTTTTTCTTGAGCCATTTTTTGTACGACCCAAAATCGGTTCCGGCGGTTGCTAAAATAAAAGGTCGCTCATTAAGAAGCGCCAAATTATAAGCAATATTTCCGGCGCAGCCGCCAAAATTTTCCCTCAACTCGTTAATGTTAAAGGCAACGTTTAAATTGTGGATTTTGTCCGGCAAAATATGGTCGGAAAATTTCCCGGGGAAATCCATAATCCGGTCAAACGCCAAAGACCCGGAAACTAATATGTTTTTAATTTTATTTGCCATAATCAAAGCAGTTTTTTCTGCGGATTATGCTTATTAATATAATTTTTTATTTCACCAATAAAATTTTCGGCCGTTTTAATTGACTCGTCGGCCTCCGTGTCCGACACAATTCCGACGTCATAAATTATCTCATGTCTATTTTTTCTCATCTGATCAAATTCTTTGATTATTGATGAATAGCTCGCGCCAATAATTGCTTCCGCAGACTCCACCACTGTTTTATGGAACCCCTTGACTTTCGGGCGATAACCGTAAAAAAATACGAGCGCTATTCCGGCCTGGAGCATAGCGTCATAGGCCATCCGGTAAGCGCCAATTTTATCGCTTCCTATAAGCAACTTAGCGTTTAATAAATCCCTGCCAGCTCTTTCAATCCTCTTAATAATCTGGTCGAATCTTATTCCTTTTTCTTTCTGAAGAAAACCGGCTTTGGCTAAATTTTCTAAAGTTTTTTTCATCTCCTTTTATAAATATTTTTTTGCTTTTTACAACATTCTCTATAAAACTGTTGCCCTTCTCAATTTCTTTTTCTAAGTCTCTGGGCGAAAATATCCGGTAATTAATTTCCCGGCCGATTTTTTTCTCAATTAAACTTATTTTCTCCAATAAATCTCTCTTATTAATATCGGCGCCGATCAAAAAAAGGTCTATGTCGCTTCCGGCTTTATCCTCGGAACGGGCGCGCGATCCATAAATAAATGCGCACAAAACGCCGTCTAGATTTTTCACAGCTTTTTCCAGCGCGCTTTCTATTCCGACTGATTTAGCAATAATATTTTTTAATTCGCGGTAAAGCGGATAATTTTTATTCAATTTAAAATATTTTTGTTTTCCCTTAAATTCAGAAGCAAATGTTCCTTTCTTTTCAAGCTTATTCAGTTCTCTAGCCAAATTAGAAGCGTCCTCTTTTAAGAGGCGCGCTAATTCCCTAAGATACAATTCCGCTCCCGGATGATCAAAATAATAAGCGTAAAGTTTAGCTTTTAATTTGGATTTTAAAAAGTTAACCATAACCGATATGAGTGAGGAAACGGCAAATATCAATTCGCCGCTTCCGAACGAATGAGGATTATATCATCAGATACAATTGTAGTATGTTTATACTACAATTGTAGTAATTACTAACAACAATGTCAATTTCCCCGGAAAATCCATAATCCGGTCAAACGCCAAAGACCCGGAAACTAATATGTTGAGCTTGTTATTCATACTTCGAATACTTTACCTTATTGCCGGCCGCACTTCAAGCCTTGACAATTAACCGCCAAAATCCTGTTTGACCGGCTGGGACGGATTCCCGTTTCCTCCGCCCGAAGCTGATCCGCTTTGGCTGTATATTTTCCTAATCTCTTCCTCAATCGCCCTTCTTTCAAGCGAACCAGCGGGATATTCCAATACTAACTCTTTTAAACTTTTCAGCTGCGTATTTCCCGCGCCTTCAGAAGATTTGTCAGGCGCATTTCCGCCAGTGTTTAATTTTTTCAAGACCGCCCTCACCTCTTCAATTTCTTTATCAATGGGCTCTAGCACGCCCTCTTTAAAAATATAATTTTTCCCATCAATTGCCATCGGCACATGCTCTTCAAATCCTTGCGGCGAAAAAGAAGAATGCTTTAGCCATTCATATAAATTAAACAAAATTTTAAGATTTTCAGTATCCTCATTTGTTAATTCCTTCGTGCGTTTAAGATCTATAAAATATTGGTTTCTTTTTAGATTATCCGCAACTTCTGTTCCAAGTTTCCCATTATAATCTTTAAGCCAGTCTCCGACGGTTTTTATCAAGGCTAGGGGAGTAATTGTTTCCCGATTTTCCAGCAAAGCCCTTTTTAAAGTTTCCCTGCATCTGTCTCTCTCTTCAGTGATTTCAATATTCAATAATTTATTTTTTACCTTATCAGTTACGTCATACCCTTCTTTCGCAAGATTGTAATGCTTGGTAAAATTATTTTTTAAGAGGGCTGAAATACTAGCGTAATCAAGCAGGGGAAGAGCGATGAATTTAAGATTTATCAAAGCCTTGCTATAATAATTAAAAAACTGACCGTTTTGTATCGCCAGATTTTTATGTTTTAGAAGAGCTTTCTCTAATAAATTTCCGGCTTTAAGCGCCGTCGGCGCGTCATCAGCTTCAATTATCTTCTTGAATAAATTTTTTGTAGACTCAAAAAAATCTTTATCCAATAATGCCGTCGGAGTATTTGAATTGTTTAGATTGTTTATTGGCATAACTCTTTAATAGTCTGCAAATTTTAAACGATTTGATTTATTTATTTTCGGTTCCATTTTAACTCAAACTGTTATTTTAGGGCGTTCGCATATTTATCAAACTCTTCTTTATAATTTGATATTGAAGCTTTCGCGGCTACCTCAATTATTTTAAGTATATCGGGACTTATTATTCCGTCATCAACTGCTTTTTGTAATTTATCTTTTTCGCTCCATAAATGCTTAGCCACGCTTTCTTGAATATTTCTTTTTAAATTTTCCTGCCCGTCAGGAGAATCGAATGACTTTAGAATCATA
The Patescibacteria group bacterium genome window above contains:
- a CDS encoding HEPN domain-containing protein is translated as MKKTLENLAKAGFLQKEKGIRFDQIIKRIERAGRDLLNAKLLIGSDKIGAYRMAYDAMLQAGIALVFFYGYRPKVKGFHKTVVESAEAIIGASYSSIIKEFDQMRKNRHEIIYDVGIVSDTEADESIKTAENFIGEIKNYINKHNPQKKLL
- a CDS encoding nucleotidyltransferase domain-containing protein — encoded protein: MVNFLKSKLKAKLYAYYFDHPGAELYLRELARLLKEDASNLARELNKLEKKGTFASEFKGKQKYFKLNKNYPLYRELKNIIAKSVGIESALEKAVKNLDGVLCAFIYGSRARSEDKAGSDIDLFLIGADINKRDLLEKISLIEKKIGREINYRIFSPRDLEKEIEKGNSFIENVVKSKKIFIKGDEKNFRKFSQSRFSSERKRNKIRPDY
- the metK gene encoding methionine adenosyltransferase, translated to MEKNTRLITSESVTEGHPDKVCDQISDGIYDEMLKQDPDSHAGIECFCTTGLVLVGGEARTKAYVNVEQVVRDVLRGIGYDKQEFGFCCDDVGVIVTLHEQSPDIAQGVDEGAGEFKEQGAGDQGLMYGFATNETPELMPLPIILAHRLTAKLAEVRKNGTLPYLRPDGKSQVTVEYDNGNAVRVETVVIAAHHSEAVSSEALREDIREKVIKPVLGDLLDEKTKVFINSTGRFVMGGPPADAGLTGRKIIVDTYGGVGAHGGGAFSGKCATKVDRSGAYMARYVAKNIVAAGLADKCQLQVAYAIGVAQPVGVYVNTFGTNKIDENKIIELVKKHFDFRPKQIIEKLNLKRPIYKKTAAYGHFGRNDKDFTWEATDMAETLKKEAGC
- the ahcY gene encoding adenosylhomocysteinase, whose product is MNFDIKDIKLAEGGRKRIEWAEKDMPVLGAIKKRFARELPFKGMKMSACLHVTAETANLVRTLKSGGADVLLCASNPLSTQDDVAASLVKDYEIPTYAICGEGKESYYKHLVAALDFSPNITMDDGADLLSLIHTKYKKLAPKIVGSMEETTTGVIRLKALEKQKKLLVPIVAVNDAKTKNMFDNRYGTGQSTLDGIIRAADILIAGKTVVVAGYGWCGRGFASRARGMGAKVVVTEVDKIKALEAAMDGFDVMPMLDAAKVGDLFCTLTGDINVLRGEHFKLMKDGAMICNSGHFDVEINIPELKKLSKKMNKNIRNFVDEYVLGRAPAKGGAGKQKSIYLLGEGRLINLAAAEGHPASVMDMSFATQALASEYVVKSKTKLEKKVYNVPEEIEDWIADLKLKSMGISIDKLTNEQEKYLKSWEIGT
- a CDS encoding DMT family transporter: MMENIKNDKTKFLGAGAIMLAALLWSLDGTFIRPKLYALPAGLVVFIEHGLGLIVLCPFIFLGWAKIKALGRKEWGAIAWVSVFGGLIGTLFITKAFFAAVNGEVTFATVVILQKLQPVFALILARLVLGEKLKKDFYLWAGLAIVAAYFLTFGKLVDPREIMITHQAALFAVIAAFAFGSSTVYGKGIVNKLDFGSTAALRFALTTVLAGGYVLFFGGFAALGQITPVQTKLFFLIVFSSGALAMFIYYYGLKKITASAATIFELAWPLSAVIFDYFLNRNVLNPVQIAASLALLFCFFRIVKK
- a CDS encoding carbohydrate kinase family protein: MANKIKNILVSGSLAFDRIMDFPGKFSDHILPDKIHNLNVAFNINELRENFGGCAGNIAYNLALLNERPFILATAGTDFGSYKKWLKKKKVDISQVKEIKEKHTASAYIITDKADNQITGFNMGAMNVARGKEVFKGFSAKALKNSLAIVSPGNIDDMREYGGYYKKANIRYIFDPGQAIPALKSEVIKRAAEAAEILIGNDYEVEMIKKKTGWTSKQLIDKVRTLIITKGELGSEIFIKGRRIKVRPVKAKELKDPTGAGDAYRAGLLKGLASGWDMEKSAKLASVVASYAVEKYGTQNHAFTWKSVAGKFLQAYNEKL